From the Kogia breviceps isolate mKogBre1 chromosome 3, mKogBre1 haplotype 1, whole genome shotgun sequence genome, one window contains:
- the OSTF1 gene encoding LOW QUALITY PROTEIN: osteoclast-stimulating factor 1 (The sequence of the model RefSeq protein was modified relative to this genomic sequence to represent the inferred CDS: inserted 1 base in 1 codon; deleted 1 base in 1 codon; substituted 1 base at 1 genomic stop codon), translating to MSKLPPKPVKPGXVKVFRALYMFXNPSPDELYFEEGDIIYITDMIDTGWWKDTSKGRTGLIPSNYVAEQAESIDNPLHEAAKRGNLSWLRECLDNQVGVNDLDKAGSTALYWACHGGHKDTVEMLFTHPNIELNQQNKLGDTALHAAAWKGYAHIVQLLLAKVAGTDLRNNEKKLALDMATNAACASLLKKKQGTDAVRTLSNAEDYLDDEESD from the exons ATGTCGAAGCTGCCACCCAAACCGGTCAAACCAGGGTAAGTTAAAGTGTTCAGAgctctttatatgt tgaaCCCATCTCCAGATGAATTGTACTTTGAAGAAGGTGATATTATCTACATTACTGACATGATTGATACCGGTTGGTGGAAAGACACCTCCAAAGGCAGGACGGGACTAATCCCAAGCAACTATGTGGCTGAGCAGGCAGAATCCATTGACAATCCATTGCATGAAGCTGCAAAAAGAGGCAACTTGAGCTGGCTGAGAGAGTGCTTGGACAACCAAGTCGGTGTTAATGACTTGGACAAAGCTGGAAGCACTGCCCTGTACTGGGCTTGTCATGGGGGTCACAAAGATACA GTGGAGATGCTCTTTACTCACCCAAACATTGAACTGAACCAACAGAACAAGTTGGGAGACACAGCTTTGCATGCTGCTGCCTGGAAGGGTTATGCCCATATTGTCCAGTTGCTTCTGGCAAAAGTTGCTGGAACAGACTTAAGAAACAATGAGAAGAAGCTGGCCCTGGACATGGCTACTAATGCTGCCTGTGCATCTCTCCTGAAAAAGAAACAGGGAACAGATGCAGTCCGAACATTAAGCAATGCCGAGGACTATCTTGATGATGAAGAATCAGATTAA